A genome region from Chloroflexota bacterium includes the following:
- a CDS encoding response regulator, whose translation MNSKNKAKILIVDDEIRVREILSRKLTDDGYHCLTAPDGNSALKLVKTDQVDLILLDIMMPGKPGPEVLQEIKTTHPDIAVIMITAIADIQTAINLMRLGAYDYIIKPVELNVLSISMDRALEKRKLMIENRDYQLHLEQRVAEQTKKIRQSFLNSTTSLAYALEAKDKYTHGHSERVTEIAVAVARELTLAKGTTEKIKLAGLLHDVGKIGVSELILNKPGKLTSEEFELVKSHCEVGERILSPIVEDKEILEMVRHHHERYDGTGYPDGLSGEQMTQGNSIIAVAEAYTNILSQGAMALAVADAYDAMTSDRPYRPAMSDEAACSELEKGKGKQFAPVIVDIVLHLQSKGKKTMRFIPKLKKAEEKKNAF comes from the coding sequence ATGAATAGCAAAAACAAGGCAAAAATTTTAATCGTGGATGATGAGATACGGGTAAGAGAAATCCTTTCCCGCAAGCTGACCGATGATGGCTACCACTGCCTCACCGCCCCTGATGGTAACAGTGCCTTGAAACTAGTGAAAACTGACCAGGTTGATCTGATTTTGCTGGACATTATGATGCCAGGCAAGCCCGGTCCCGAAGTATTGCAGGAAATCAAAACTACGCATCCAGATATTGCCGTCATCATGATAACTGCCATAGCTGATATCCAGACAGCTATAAACCTGATGAGGCTAGGTGCTTATGATTACATCATCAAGCCCGTTGAGCTAAACGTGCTCTCGATTAGCATGGACAGAGCCCTGGAGAAAAGAAAATTGATGATTGAAAACAGAGACTATCAGCTTCATCTGGAACAGAGAGTTGCAGAACAGACCAAGAAAATACGCCAGTCGTTTCTCAATTCCACCACCTCCCTAGCTTACGCCCTAGAAGCCAAGGACAAATATACTCACGGGCACTCGGAGAGGGTGACAGAAATAGCCGTGGCCGTAGCCCGGGAATTAACCCTAGCAAAAGGCACGACCGAGAAGATAAAGCTGGCCGGGTTGCTTCACGATGTCGGTAAGATAGGAGTCAGCGAATTAATCTTAAACAAGCCTGGCAAGCTCACCAGTGAAGAGTTCGAGCTGGTAAAGTCCCACTGTGAAGTAGGTGAGCGCATCTTAAGCCCTATAGTCGAAGATAAGGAAATATTGGAGATGGTCAGACATCACCACGAGCGCTATGATGGCACCGGCTACCCTGATGGGCTATCAGGCGAGCAAATGACACAAGGGAATAGCATCATAGCAGTTGCTGAGGCCTACACTAATATATTGTCGCAAGGAGCCATGGCTCTAGCCGTAGCCGATGCCTATGATGCCATGACCTCAGACCGCCCTTATCGACCGGCAATGTCCGATGAAGCCGCCTGCTCCGAACTGGAAAAGGGTAAAGGTAAACAATTTGCCCCGGTCATAGTCGATATTGTCCTGCACCTCCAGAGCAAAGGTAAAAAAACTATGAGGTTTATTCCTAAATTAAAAAAAGCGGAGGAAAAGAAAAACGCTTTCTGA
- a CDS encoding response regulator — MMSKNVLIVDDEPAICTIVARILSNNGLQAHTVPSGKAALTKLAENDYDLLIADIKMSGLGGRELYETLKQKRSDMANKTVFITGDTMSKETNDFLVSSGRPYLPKPLTPIELIDIIERTLAEK; from the coding sequence ATGATGTCAAAGAATGTATTGATTGTGGATGATGAGCCAGCAATCTGCACTATTGTGGCCAGAATTCTCTCAAATAACGGGCTCCAAGCGCACACCGTACCCAGTGGTAAAGCCGCTTTAACCAAGCTGGCTGAAAACGACTACGACCTCCTTATAGCTGACATTAAGATGTCTGGACTGGGCGGGAGAGAACTCTACGAGACCTTGAAACAGAAACGCTCCGATATGGCTAATAAAACTGTATTCATCACTGGCGACACAATGAGCAAGGAAACCAATGACTTCCTTGTCTCATCTGGAAGACCGTATTTACCCAAGCCTTTAACTCCGATAGAGCTAATAGACATAATTGAAAGGACACTTGCAGAAAAATGA
- a CDS encoding response regulator: MQELLTPQELAKYLKLNHTTVIRKANKGEIPAIKIGKQFRFDRDQIDKWLLQQTVGRSAHILVVDDEAVIGQLFRDTLEKNGCQVTTMVSSLEALELVNRQRFDLIFLDLAMPELDGSELFRRIRKIDKQVPIAIITGYPDSELLKKAKEHGPFMIMIKPFTDNEILQAVHTFNQQPTVNGQTGQ, translated from the coding sequence ATGCAAGAATTGCTTACTCCTCAAGAACTAGCAAAATATCTCAAGCTAAACCACACAACAGTGATACGAAAGGCCAATAAGGGCGAGATACCGGCGATTAAAATCGGTAAGCAGTTCCGATTCGACAGAGACCAGATCGATAAATGGCTACTCCAGCAGACGGTGGGCAGGTCAGCCCACATCTTAGTCGTTGACGATGAAGCCGTTATCGGACAACTCTTCAGGGACACTCTGGAGAAAAACGGTTGCCAGGTAACGACCATGGTAAGCAGTCTTGAGGCACTGGAACTTGTCAACAGACAGCGCTTCGATTTGATTTTCCTTGACTTGGCCATGCCTGAACTTGATGGCAGCGAGCTTTTCCGACGCATCAGGAAAATAGACAAGCAGGTACCAATAGCCATCATCACCGGTTATCCGGACAGCGAATTGCTCAAGAAAGCCAAGGAGCATGGCCCTTTTATGATAATGATTAAGCCTTTCACTGATAATGAGATACTACAAGCTGTCCATACATTCAATCAGCAGCCGACAGTCAATGGCCAAACAGGGCAGTAG